In one Ictalurus furcatus strain D&B chromosome 10, Billie_1.0, whole genome shotgun sequence genomic region, the following are encoded:
- the kars1 gene encoding lysine--tRNA ligase isoform X3, whose product MADVAADGEKLSKNELKRRAKAEKKAAEKEAKTKDQAQQNKEANDEQHVDGLDEETLDPNQYFKIRTQAVQALKGTAEDPYPHKFHVDLSLTEFIEKYNHLQPGEQLSDVVLNVSGRVHAKRASGAKLLFYDLRGEGVKLQVMANSRNYKSEEDFVHINNKLRRGDIIGVRGNPGKTKKGELSIIPVEMTLLSPCLHMLPHLHFGLKDKETRFRQRYLDLILNDSVRQKFVTRAKIITYLRSFLDQLGFLEIETPMMNLIPGGAVARPFITYHNELDMNLYMRIAPELYHKMLVVGGIDRVYEIGRQFRNEGIDLTHNPEFTTCEFYMAYADYHDLIEITEKLLSGMVKHVTGGYKLTYHPDGPEGQGYEIDFTPPFKRISMTHDLEKEMGVKFPAADTYDSDETRKFFDDLCAQKGVDCPPPRTTARLLDKLVGEFLEVKCINPTFICDHPQIMSPLAKWHRSQKGLTERFELFVMKKEICNSYTELNDPIRQRELFEQQAKAKAEGDDEAMFIDETFCTALEYGLPPTAGWGMGIDRLTMFLTDSNNIKEVLLFPAMKPDDNKPAAPAEGTSV is encoded by the exons ATGGCGGACGTGGCGGCGGACGGAGAGAAACTCAGTAAAAA TGAGCTGAAGAGGCGCGCGAAGGCGGAGAAGAAGGCCGCGGAGAAGGAGGCCAAGACCAAGGACCAAGCGCAGCAGAACAAAGAGGCGAATGACGAGCAGCATGTGGACGGACTGGACGAGGAGACTCTGGACCCCAAC CAATACTTCAAGATCCGCACGCAGGCCGTCCAGGCTCTGAAGGGAACCGCTGAAGACCCCTATCCCCACAAGTTTCACGTGGACTTGTCTCTCACCGAGTTCATTGAGAAATATAATCACCTACAGCCCGGGGAGCAGCTGTCCGATGTCGTCCTTAACGTTTCTG GTCGTGTCCACGCCAAGAGAGCCTCCGGGGCCAAACTGCTCTTCTATGACCTGAGAGGAGAGGGGGTTAAGCTGCAGGTTATGGCGAACTCCAG GAATTACAAATCGGAGGAAGACTTCGTGCACATCAACAATAAATTGCGCCGTGGTGACATCATCGGGGTACGCGGTAATCCTGGGAAGACGAAGAAAGGCGAGCTGAGCATCATCCCTGTTGAGATGACCCTGCTGTCTCCATGTCTGCACATGCTTCCTCACCTGCATTTCGGCCTGAAGGACAAG GAAACTCGTTTCCGTCAGCGGTATTTGGACTTGATCCTGAACGACTCTGTGAGGCAGAAGTTTGTGACACGTGCCAAGATCATCACATACCTGCGCAGCTTCCTGGACCAGCTTGGTTTCCTTGAG ATCGAGACCCCGATGATGAACCTGATTCCTGGAGGCGCAGTGGCTCGGCCTTTCATCACCTACCACAACGAGCTGGATATGAACCTGTACATGAGGATCGCGCCCGAGCTTTACCACAAG ATGCTGGTGGTCGGAGGTATCGACCGCGTCTATGAAATCGGTCGTCAGTTTAGAAACGAAGGCATCGACCTCACGCACAACCCCGAGTTCACTACGTGCGAGTTTTATATGGCCTACGCTGACTACCACGACCTGATTGAGATCACTGAGAAGCTTCTCTCAG GAATGGTGAAGCACGTCACAGGAGGTTACAAGTTGACCTATCACCCTGATGGACCGGAAGGACAAGGCTATGAAATTGACTTCACTCCTCCTTTTAAGAGAATCAGCATGACCCATGATCTGGAAAAGGAGATGGGAGTGAAATTCCCAGCCGCTGACACTTACGATTCTGACG AAACCCGCAAATTCTTCGACGACCTGTGTGCTCAGAAGGGAGTGGACTGTCCGCCTCCAAGAACAACAGCTCGGCTCCTGGATAAG TTGGTGGGAGAGTTCCTCGAGGTGAAATGCATCAACCCTACGTTTATTTGTGACCACCCTCAGATCATGAGCCCACTGGCAAAATG GCACAGATCCCAGAAAGGGCTGACCGAGCGCTTCGAGCTCTTCGTCATGAAGAAAGAGATCTGTAACTCCTACACCGAGCTGAACGACCCGATCCGGCAGCGCGAGCTCTTTGAGCAGCAGGCTAAG GCGAAGGCAGAAGGTGACGACGAGGCCATGTTTATAGATGAGACGTTCTGCACGGCATTAGAATATGGTCTTCCACCTACTGCAGGCTGGGGCATGGGCATCGACCGTCTCACCATGTTCCTCACTGACTCCAACAACATCAAG GAGGTTCTTCTCTTCCCCGCCATGAAGCCTGATGACAATAAACCCGCCGCTCCAGCAGAGGGCACTTCTGTTTAA
- the kars1 gene encoding lysine--tRNA ligase isoform X1, whose protein sequence is MRIDLRIMLTLVRAARQPVCRAVGLRVQKFVPHVLQTVPSLIEGCRWRGDKSELKRRAKAEKKAAEKEAKTKDQAQQNKEANDEQHVDGLDEETLDPNQYFKIRTQAVQALKGTAEDPYPHKFHVDLSLTEFIEKYNHLQPGEQLSDVVLNVSGRVHAKRASGAKLLFYDLRGEGVKLQVMANSRNYKSEEDFVHINNKLRRGDIIGVRGNPGKTKKGELSIIPVEMTLLSPCLHMLPHLHFGLKDKETRFRQRYLDLILNDSVRQKFVTRAKIITYLRSFLDQLGFLEIETPMMNLIPGGAVARPFITYHNELDMNLYMRIAPELYHKMLVVGGIDRVYEIGRQFRNEGIDLTHNPEFTTCEFYMAYADYHDLIEITEKLLSGMVKHVTGGYKLTYHPDGPEGQGYEIDFTPPFKRISMTHDLEKEMGVKFPAADTYDSDETRKFFDDLCAQKGVDCPPPRTTARLLDKLVGEFLEVKCINPTFICDHPQIMSPLAKWHRSQKGLTERFELFVMKKEICNSYTELNDPIRQRELFEQQAKAKAEGDDEAMFIDETFCTALEYGLPPTAGWGMGIDRLTMFLTDSNNIKEVLLFPAMKPDDNKPAAPAEGTSV, encoded by the exons ATGCGAATT GACCTGCGCATCATGTTGACGCTGGTCAGAGCAGCCAGGCAGCCCGTGTGCCGGGCCGTCGGGTTACGGGTGCAGAAGTTTGTGCCCCACGTTCTGCAAACGGTGCCTTCGCTTATTGAAGGATGTCGCTGGAGAGGTGACAAAAG TGAGCTGAAGAGGCGCGCGAAGGCGGAGAAGAAGGCCGCGGAGAAGGAGGCCAAGACCAAGGACCAAGCGCAGCAGAACAAAGAGGCGAATGACGAGCAGCATGTGGACGGACTGGACGAGGAGACTCTGGACCCCAAC CAATACTTCAAGATCCGCACGCAGGCCGTCCAGGCTCTGAAGGGAACCGCTGAAGACCCCTATCCCCACAAGTTTCACGTGGACTTGTCTCTCACCGAGTTCATTGAGAAATATAATCACCTACAGCCCGGGGAGCAGCTGTCCGATGTCGTCCTTAACGTTTCTG GTCGTGTCCACGCCAAGAGAGCCTCCGGGGCCAAACTGCTCTTCTATGACCTGAGAGGAGAGGGGGTTAAGCTGCAGGTTATGGCGAACTCCAG GAATTACAAATCGGAGGAAGACTTCGTGCACATCAACAATAAATTGCGCCGTGGTGACATCATCGGGGTACGCGGTAATCCTGGGAAGACGAAGAAAGGCGAGCTGAGCATCATCCCTGTTGAGATGACCCTGCTGTCTCCATGTCTGCACATGCTTCCTCACCTGCATTTCGGCCTGAAGGACAAG GAAACTCGTTTCCGTCAGCGGTATTTGGACTTGATCCTGAACGACTCTGTGAGGCAGAAGTTTGTGACACGTGCCAAGATCATCACATACCTGCGCAGCTTCCTGGACCAGCTTGGTTTCCTTGAG ATCGAGACCCCGATGATGAACCTGATTCCTGGAGGCGCAGTGGCTCGGCCTTTCATCACCTACCACAACGAGCTGGATATGAACCTGTACATGAGGATCGCGCCCGAGCTTTACCACAAG ATGCTGGTGGTCGGAGGTATCGACCGCGTCTATGAAATCGGTCGTCAGTTTAGAAACGAAGGCATCGACCTCACGCACAACCCCGAGTTCACTACGTGCGAGTTTTATATGGCCTACGCTGACTACCACGACCTGATTGAGATCACTGAGAAGCTTCTCTCAG GAATGGTGAAGCACGTCACAGGAGGTTACAAGTTGACCTATCACCCTGATGGACCGGAAGGACAAGGCTATGAAATTGACTTCACTCCTCCTTTTAAGAGAATCAGCATGACCCATGATCTGGAAAAGGAGATGGGAGTGAAATTCCCAGCCGCTGACACTTACGATTCTGACG AAACCCGCAAATTCTTCGACGACCTGTGTGCTCAGAAGGGAGTGGACTGTCCGCCTCCAAGAACAACAGCTCGGCTCCTGGATAAG TTGGTGGGAGAGTTCCTCGAGGTGAAATGCATCAACCCTACGTTTATTTGTGACCACCCTCAGATCATGAGCCCACTGGCAAAATG GCACAGATCCCAGAAAGGGCTGACCGAGCGCTTCGAGCTCTTCGTCATGAAGAAAGAGATCTGTAACTCCTACACCGAGCTGAACGACCCGATCCGGCAGCGCGAGCTCTTTGAGCAGCAGGCTAAG GCGAAGGCAGAAGGTGACGACGAGGCCATGTTTATAGATGAGACGTTCTGCACGGCATTAGAATATGGTCTTCCACCTACTGCAGGCTGGGGCATGGGCATCGACCGTCTCACCATGTTCCTCACTGACTCCAACAACATCAAG GAGGTTCTTCTCTTCCCCGCCATGAAGCCTGATGACAATAAACCCGCCGCTCCAGCAGAGGGCACTTCTGTTTAA
- the kars1 gene encoding lysine--tRNA ligase isoform X2 yields MLTLVRAARQPVCRAVGLRVQKFVPHVLQTVPSLIEGCRWRGDKSELKRRAKAEKKAAEKEAKTKDQAQQNKEANDEQHVDGLDEETLDPNQYFKIRTQAVQALKGTAEDPYPHKFHVDLSLTEFIEKYNHLQPGEQLSDVVLNVSGRVHAKRASGAKLLFYDLRGEGVKLQVMANSRNYKSEEDFVHINNKLRRGDIIGVRGNPGKTKKGELSIIPVEMTLLSPCLHMLPHLHFGLKDKETRFRQRYLDLILNDSVRQKFVTRAKIITYLRSFLDQLGFLEIETPMMNLIPGGAVARPFITYHNELDMNLYMRIAPELYHKMLVVGGIDRVYEIGRQFRNEGIDLTHNPEFTTCEFYMAYADYHDLIEITEKLLSGMVKHVTGGYKLTYHPDGPEGQGYEIDFTPPFKRISMTHDLEKEMGVKFPAADTYDSDETRKFFDDLCAQKGVDCPPPRTTARLLDKLVGEFLEVKCINPTFICDHPQIMSPLAKWHRSQKGLTERFELFVMKKEICNSYTELNDPIRQRELFEQQAKAKAEGDDEAMFIDETFCTALEYGLPPTAGWGMGIDRLTMFLTDSNNIKEVLLFPAMKPDDNKPAAPAEGTSV; encoded by the exons ATGTTGACGCTGGTCAGAGCAGCCAGGCAGCCCGTGTGCCGGGCCGTCGGGTTACGGGTGCAGAAGTTTGTGCCCCACGTTCTGCAAACGGTGCCTTCGCTTATTGAAGGATGTCGCTGGAGAGGTGACAAAAG TGAGCTGAAGAGGCGCGCGAAGGCGGAGAAGAAGGCCGCGGAGAAGGAGGCCAAGACCAAGGACCAAGCGCAGCAGAACAAAGAGGCGAATGACGAGCAGCATGTGGACGGACTGGACGAGGAGACTCTGGACCCCAAC CAATACTTCAAGATCCGCACGCAGGCCGTCCAGGCTCTGAAGGGAACCGCTGAAGACCCCTATCCCCACAAGTTTCACGTGGACTTGTCTCTCACCGAGTTCATTGAGAAATATAATCACCTACAGCCCGGGGAGCAGCTGTCCGATGTCGTCCTTAACGTTTCTG GTCGTGTCCACGCCAAGAGAGCCTCCGGGGCCAAACTGCTCTTCTATGACCTGAGAGGAGAGGGGGTTAAGCTGCAGGTTATGGCGAACTCCAG GAATTACAAATCGGAGGAAGACTTCGTGCACATCAACAATAAATTGCGCCGTGGTGACATCATCGGGGTACGCGGTAATCCTGGGAAGACGAAGAAAGGCGAGCTGAGCATCATCCCTGTTGAGATGACCCTGCTGTCTCCATGTCTGCACATGCTTCCTCACCTGCATTTCGGCCTGAAGGACAAG GAAACTCGTTTCCGTCAGCGGTATTTGGACTTGATCCTGAACGACTCTGTGAGGCAGAAGTTTGTGACACGTGCCAAGATCATCACATACCTGCGCAGCTTCCTGGACCAGCTTGGTTTCCTTGAG ATCGAGACCCCGATGATGAACCTGATTCCTGGAGGCGCAGTGGCTCGGCCTTTCATCACCTACCACAACGAGCTGGATATGAACCTGTACATGAGGATCGCGCCCGAGCTTTACCACAAG ATGCTGGTGGTCGGAGGTATCGACCGCGTCTATGAAATCGGTCGTCAGTTTAGAAACGAAGGCATCGACCTCACGCACAACCCCGAGTTCACTACGTGCGAGTTTTATATGGCCTACGCTGACTACCACGACCTGATTGAGATCACTGAGAAGCTTCTCTCAG GAATGGTGAAGCACGTCACAGGAGGTTACAAGTTGACCTATCACCCTGATGGACCGGAAGGACAAGGCTATGAAATTGACTTCACTCCTCCTTTTAAGAGAATCAGCATGACCCATGATCTGGAAAAGGAGATGGGAGTGAAATTCCCAGCCGCTGACACTTACGATTCTGACG AAACCCGCAAATTCTTCGACGACCTGTGTGCTCAGAAGGGAGTGGACTGTCCGCCTCCAAGAACAACAGCTCGGCTCCTGGATAAG TTGGTGGGAGAGTTCCTCGAGGTGAAATGCATCAACCCTACGTTTATTTGTGACCACCCTCAGATCATGAGCCCACTGGCAAAATG GCACAGATCCCAGAAAGGGCTGACCGAGCGCTTCGAGCTCTTCGTCATGAAGAAAGAGATCTGTAACTCCTACACCGAGCTGAACGACCCGATCCGGCAGCGCGAGCTCTTTGAGCAGCAGGCTAAG GCGAAGGCAGAAGGTGACGACGAGGCCATGTTTATAGATGAGACGTTCTGCACGGCATTAGAATATGGTCTTCCACCTACTGCAGGCTGGGGCATGGGCATCGACCGTCTCACCATGTTCCTCACTGACTCCAACAACATCAAG GAGGTTCTTCTCTTCCCCGCCATGAAGCCTGATGACAATAAACCCGCCGCTCCAGCAGAGGGCACTTCTGTTTAA
- the gcshb gene encoding glycine cleavage system protein H (aminomethyl carrier), b: MAMCATLTRFSCNFSLVLPTLSRTVGCQILTRTNRSTSRTFCTTSWLSQALRFTDKHEWVRADGNIGTVGVSAYAQEALGDIVYCGLPEVGTKLQPMEEFGVLESVKAASELYSPLTGEVTEINTELTENPGLVNSSCYERGWLIKMMIENPAELEALMDEAAYEKYVKSLE, from the exons ATGGCGATGTGCGCGACGCTCACGCGCTTTTCCTGCAACTTTTCACTGGTTTTGCCCACTCTGTCTAGAACCGTAGGGTGCCAGATACTAACAAGGACGAACAGATCTACTTCACGGACTTTCTGCACGACGTCCTGGCTTTCACAAg CTCTCAGGTTTACAGACAAACACGAGTGGGTACGAGCAGACGGAAACATCGGGACAGTCGGCGTCAGCGCTTACGCCCAG GAAGCATTGGGTGATATCGTGTACTGCGGACTGCCGGAGGTCGGAACGAAGCTCCAACCAATGG AGGAATTTGGCGTGTTAGAAAGCGTGAAGGCCGCTAGCGAGCTGTACTCGCCTCTGACTGGAGAAGTCACTGAAATCAACACAGAACTGACGGAGAACCCCGGACTCGTCAACTCGTCCTGCTACGAGCGTG GATGGTTGATTAAGATGATGATAGAAAACCCTGCAGAGCTGGAAGCCCTTATGGATGAAGCTGCCTATGAAAAATACGTCAAGTCCCTGGAGTAG
- the rpl13 gene encoding 60S ribosomal protein L13: MAPSRNGMILNPHFHKDWQKRVRTWFNQPARKLRRRKARQAKARRIAPRPVAGPLRPIVRCPTVRYNTKVRAGRGFTLEELKAAGINKRVARTIGIAVDPRRRNRSTESLHVNVQRLKVYRSKLILFPRKASAPKKGDSTEEEVKMATQLTGPVMPIKIVHKKEKARMITEEEKKFNAFASLRMARANARLFGIRAKRAKEAAEQDVEKKK; encoded by the exons ATGGCCCCCAGCCGGAATGGGATGATCCTGAACCCTCACTTCCATAAAGACTGGCAGAAGAGAGTTCGTACCTGGTTCAACCAGCCAGCCAGAAAACTCCGCAG ACGTAAGGCTCGCCAGGCGAAGGCTCGCCGCATCGCCCCTCGTCCAGTCGCCGGACCTCTGAGGCCCATCGTCAGGTGTCCGACGGTCCGCTATAACACCAAGGTCCGCGCCGGCCGGGGCTTCACCCTGGAAGAGCTGAAG GCCGCTGGCATCAACAAGAGAGTGGCCCGCACCATCGGCATCGCTGTTGACCCGCGCCGCCGCAACAGATCCACAGAGTCCCTGCACGTCAACGTCCAGAGGCTGAAGGTGTACCGCTCCAAACTCATCCTCTTCCCCAGGAAGGCTTCTGCGCCCAAGAAGGGAGACAGCACT GAGGAGGAGGTCAAGATGGCGACACAGCTCACTGGACCAGTCATGCCCATTAAGATC GTGCACAAGAAGGAGAAGGCCCGCATGATCACTGAGGAAGAGAAGAAGTTCAACGCGTTCGCCAGTCTGCGCATGGCTCGTGCCAACGCCCGTCTCTTCGGCATCCGCGCCAAGAGGGCAAAGGAGGCCGCTGAGCAGGATGTAGAGAAGAAGAAATAG